DNA from Actinoplanes sp. SE50/110:
AGGTTCATCAACCGGATGGTGTTGGAGATCTGCGGCCGGCTCCGACCGATCCGCCGAGCAAGTTCCTCGTGCGAAACCCCGAACTCCTCAAGCAGCTGCGAGTACGCCGCCGCCTCTTCCAGCGGGTTCAGGTTCGCTCGGTGAATGTTCTCCAGGAGAGCATCACGCAGCATCACATCGTCCGGGGTGTCCCGGATGATCGCCGGAATCGACTCCCGACCCACAGCCTGGGCCGCCCGCCACCGGCGCTCGCCCATGACCAGTTCGTACCGGCCGTCGCCCAGCTCCCGCACCACGATCGGCTGCAGGAAGCCGACCTCCTGGATCGAGATCTTCAGCTCCTCCAGCGCCTCTTCGTCGAAGACGTGCCGCGGCTGCTTGGCGTTCGGCTCAATGGAGGACACCGGCAGCTCAGCGAATCGCGCCCCAGGCACCGGCGCCAACTCGTCATCGGCGAGGACCGCGACGGCCGGGGGAGCGGATGCGGGTGACGGCGCCGGAATGGACACCGGGGCTACCGAAGGAGCCGACGACGGCAAACCGTCAGCGGCGACCGCGACCGGAGATTCCGGCTCGGCCGCCGGCGCCGTGGGGATCAGCGCGCCCAGGCCGCGGCCCAGACCTCCCCGCGGACGGTTCTTCATGCCGCGCCTCCCGTGTTGACCCCACGCACCGCAATCTCAAGCGCAGCCTCGAAGTAGCTGGTCGCGCCCCTTGATCCCGGATCGTAGGTCATCACCGACTGGCCGTAGCTGGGAGCCTCCGAGACTCGCACGTTCCGGGGAATGACCGCGTTGAGCACCTTGGTACCGAAGTGATTCCGCACGTCCTGCTCCACCGCGTCGGCTAGACGGGTCCGCCGGTCGTACATGGTCAGCAGAATCGTGGAGACGTCCAGCGTCGGGTTCAGGTGCTGCCGGACCAGGTTGATGTTGTTGATCAGCTGGTTGAGGCCCTCCAACGCGTAGTATTCGCACTGGATCGGGATCAGCACTTCCTGGGCCGCGCAGAGCGCGTTGACCGTCAGCAGTCCGAGGGACGGCGGGCAGTCGATGAAGACGTAGTCGAACTTCTCCGGGTGGCTGGCGATCGCCCGTGCCAGCCGTGACTCACGAGCCACCACCGACACCAGCTCGATCTCCGCACCGGCC
Protein-coding regions in this window:
- a CDS encoding AAA family ATPase encodes the protein MPAPRTDAPLPAAPAAVAPVSGTPVQPVEHVSRETPGGDEDDPPLAMEALRAVQILNPSGEIIMPRPDHPRVICVANQKGGVGKTTTTVNLAVALALHGNRVLVVDLDPQGNASTGLNVPHHAGVPDVYDCLIDNVPLAEVAQAVEGIPNLFCVPATIDLAGAEIELVSVVARESRLARAIASHPEKFDYVFIDCPPSLGLLTVNALCAAQEVLIPIQCEYYALEGLNQLINNINLVRQHLNPTLDVSTILLTMYDRRTRLADAVEQDVRNHFGTKVLNAVIPRNVRVSEAPSYGQSVMTYDPGSRGATSYFEAALEIAVRGVNTGGAA
- a CDS encoding ParB/RepB/Spo0J family partition protein — its product is MKNRPRGGLGRGLGALIPTAPAAEPESPVAVAADGLPSSAPSVAPVSIPAPSPASAPPAVAVLADDELAPVPGARFAELPVSSIEPNAKQPRHVFDEEALEELKISIQEVGFLQPIVVRELGDGRYELVMGERRWRAAQAVGRESIPAIIRDTPDDVMLRDALLENIHRANLNPLEEAAAYSQLLEEFGVSHEELARRIGRSRPQISNTIRLMNLPAPVQRRVAAGVLSAGHARALLGLEGSEAQEELAKRIVAEGLSVRATEEIVKLAESEGPARKAAPARRAKVHAPALNDLAERLSDRFDTRVKVDIGRNKGKITIEFATVDDLERIVGMIGVEEEGARSSTPSGVDSDE